The Anopheles coluzzii chromosome 2, AcolN3, whole genome shotgun sequence genome window below encodes:
- the LOC125906492 gene encoding brachyurin-like, whose amino-acid sequence MRSLIVLLLVTVSIAHGAAYSVPSTVDSIDWTRVKPVEELDHYWTRLPPELQVYRNGTHGTHPSARITNGLEARVGQFPYQALLLTEFGMFTIMCGGTVLTPNFILTAAHCVMLDQTTKATGGMAILGAHNRMVVEPTQQRIRFATSGIIVHPSYTATNFRFDVAMVRLNAPLRFNSYVQPVRLPARTDQRLFDGIIGTVSGFGRTNDKDGILPSILRYTINTILSNGACAARWGSLLVEPHNICLSGDGGRSACVGDSGGPLTIEEWGGITYQVGVTSFGSGNGCTDGMPTVYGRVSYFLDWIRANSDCLAC is encoded by the coding sequence ATGAGGAGCTTGATTGTGCTACTGTTGGTGACCGTTTCGATTGCGCATGGTGCGGCGTACAGTGTGCCGTCAACCGTCGATTCGATCGATTGGACACGTGTTAAACCGGTGGAAGAGCTTGATCACTACTGGACCCGCTTACCCCCAGAGCTGCAGGTTTACAGGAATGGCACTCATGGAACTCATCCGTCAGCTCGCATCACCAACGGACTGGAGGCACGTGTAGGACAGTTCCCGTACCAGGCACTGCTGCTGACCGAGTTCGGCATGTTCACCATCATGTGCGGTGGGACGGTGTTGACGCCTAACTTTATCCTCACCGCGGCACACTGCGTAATGCTCGATCAAACGACCAAAGCGACTGGTGGTATGGCCATCCTCGGTGCCCACAACCGGATGGTGGTGGAACCGACCCAGCAGCGGATACGCTTCGCAACCAGTGGCATCATCGTGCACCCTTCGTACACCGCCACCAACTTTCGCTTCGATGTGGCAATGGTGCGGCTCAATGCGCCGCTTCGCTTCAACAGTTACGTGCAGCCGGTACGACTTCCGGCCCGTACCGATCAGCGGCTTTTCGATGGCATAATCGGCACCGTCAGTGGCTTCGGACGGACGAATGATAAGGACGGGATACTGCCGTCCATTCTGCGCTACACAATCAACACGATCCTGAGCAACGGTGCGTGCGCGGCGCGGTGGGGCTCGTTGCTGGTGGAACCGCACAACATTTGCCTCTCGGGGGACGGTGGTCGATCGGCCTGTGTTGGTGATTCCGGTGGTCCGCTGACGATCGAAGAGTGGGGCGGCATCACGTATCAAGTGGGTGTAACATCGTTCGGATCGGGCAACGGGTGTACGGACGGGATGCCGACGGTGTACGGGCGTGTTAGCTACTTCTTGGATTGGATCAGAGCCAACTCGGATTGCCTCGCTTgctga
- the LOC120953179 gene encoding brachyurin-like, translating to MKFSLLALFALACAVMAADDIDWSKVRPMTRMPQYWRRLPKDLLKQYLTEVRNMPAGARDNARIVNGYVAQPGQFPYQVAILSTFPTGSGLCGGSVLTANYVLTAAHCVDVSNGGLVIYGAQDRTVNEPSQQRIAFEQSGVRLHPNWNPALIRYDIATIRVVSPVTFSDRIQPVTLPRLSDVGNDFAGLIGTVSGFGRFSDSIQEASAILRYVNNPIQTNLACSVRFPGVVQPENICLSGDSGRGACQGDSGGPLTIVRDGTTVQLGVVSFGLALGCELNWPSVFARTTSFLAWIGENSDVQLLP from the coding sequence ATGAAGTTTTCCCTGTTGGCGCTGTTTGCGCTCGCGTGCGCCGTCATGGCCGCCGACGATATCGACTGGTCGAAGGTTCGCCCCATGACCCGCATGCCCCAGTACTGGCGCCGCCTGCCCAAGGACCTTCTGAAGCAGTACCTGACCGAGGTGCGCAACATGCCGGCGGGTGCCCGCGATAACGCCCGCATCGTCAACGGTTACGTTGCCCAGCCCGGCCAGTTCCCGTACCAGGTCGCCATCCTGAGCACCTTCCCGACCGGTTCCGGGCTGTGCGGTGGTTCCGTGCTGACTGCCAACTACGTCCTGACCGCTGCCCACTGTGTCGACGTTTCGAACGGTGGTCTCGTCATCTACGGTGCCCAGGACCGTACGGTTAACGAGCCGAGTCAGCAGCGCATCGCGTTCGAGCAGAGCGGCGTCCGCCTGCACCCGAACTGGAACCCGGCCCTCATCCGGTACGACATTGCGACCATCCGCGTCGTGTCGCCCGTCACCTTCAGCGATCGCATCCAGCCGGTGACGCTGCCGCGCCTCAGCGATGTGGGCAACGACTTTGCCGGCCTGATCGGTACCGTGTCCGGGTTCGGGCGCTTCTCCGACTCGATCCAGGAGGCGTCGGCCATCCTGCGCTACGTCAACAACCCGATCCAGACGAACCTGGCCTGCTCGGTGCGCTTCCCGGGCGTGGTGCAGCCGGAGAACATCTGCCTGTCGGGCGATTCTGGCCGCGGTGCCTGCCAGGGCGATTCCGGCGGTCCGCTGACGATCGTGCGCGACGGTACGACCGTCCAGCTCGGTGTCGTGTCGTTCGGTCTCGCTCTCGGCTGCGAGCTTAACTGGCCGTCCGTCTTTGCCCGTACCACCTCCTTCCTCGCCTGGATCGGGGAGAACTCCGACGTTCAGCTGCTGCCGTAA